The following DNA comes from Sphingopyxis sp. BSN-002.
TCGCGCGCGTCCATGCGGCCGCCGCGCAGCTGGTCGTCGCGAAATACGGTGATCAGGCTGTCGAGTACGCCCGACGCGAGCTTCGCATTGTCGGCGTCGGACAGGCTGCCGACGGCAACCGAGGCGGTGATCTCGAAAATATTCTGCTGCTGCGGGACGACCTTGATATTCTTCTGCAGCATCGCGACCGCGCCGGCCTTCTCGCGCTCGCCGGCGTCGGGGCCGATCAGGCCCGTCGTCGCCGCCACCTTTTCAAGATTGCGCGCGCTGGTCAGCGTCTCGCGAATCTGGTCGAGCTGCTGTCCGCCGCCGCCGCCGCCCGCATCGTCGGGCAGGATCTGGTTGACGTCGACGAGCAGGCGCGCGCGGCTGTCATAGCGGTTCGGGATCGAGGCGACCGCCAGCCAGCCCGCGATACAGATCGCCCAAGCGACCGCGAGCACAAGCCAACGGCGCGTCCAGACACTGTGCAGTGCCACCCGGAATTCGTCGTAAAGGCCGTTCATCGTTTCAGGTCAGTCCTTGGCAAGGGGTCGGGTGCATCGGCGGAAGCCCGCGTCAGAACATGCTTTCGGGAATGATGATCACATCGCCCGGCTGCAGCCGGACGTTCGCCTTGATGTCGCCGCGCTTGATCAGGTCGTTGAGGCGCAGGCCGAATTCCTGCTGCTTGCCGGTGCCCTTGTCGAAGCGGACAAGCCGCGCCTTGTTGCCGGCCGCATATTCGCCGAGCCCGCCGACCGCGATCATCGCGTCGAGCACAGTCATGTTGGCGCGGAACGGGATCGACGCCGGCTTTTCGGTCGCGCCGACGATCCGCACCTGCTGCGAGAAGGTGCTGTTGAAGCTGGTGACGATGACGCTGACGATCGGATCGGTGATATACTGGCTGAGCTGGAGCTTGATGTCCTGCTGCAGCATCGTCGGCGTCTTGCCGACCGCGGGCATGTCGGTGATCAGCGGGGTGGTGATGCGGCCATCGGGGCGCACCTGCACCTTGCCGCCAAGCTCGGGATTGCGCCACACGAAGATCTGGAGCTCGTCGAGCGGGCCGATGATATATTCCTCGCCCGGCCCTTCCTGATTCTGCACGAACGTCGCGCTCGGCAGGCGCGGAGCGGGGGCCCCGCCGCTGCCGACGCAACCCGTCAGCGCGGTCGCGGCAATGCCCGAAACAAGGGCGGCCTTTGCGGCACGAAGCGAGGGGGAGGACGTCATCATCAAATCACCTTTCGAGCGGCCGGACGCCCGCCGGGTTCCGGAAACCCCGCAGGACAGCCATTGCGTCAGTGTCAGCCATTGCTCGAAAAGGGTGAACATACCGTTAGTATTGGGATAAGTTCGCGCCACGCTTGTCGCAACTTGTGCCGAACCGGCACAGAATTTAACCCTGATCGTCAAGACTCAGACGAGCATCTCTCCGGCCGGTCCCTGCCCGAGGAAGGCTGACGGACTCGCGGTGGCTCCATAGGCCCCCGCCTGGAAAATCGCAACAAGATCACCGACATCGCCGCGCGGGAGCGCGACCTGGTCGCCCAGCCGGTCGAGCGGCGTGCAAAGGCAGCCGACGACCGACACGGTTTCAACCGGCTCGGCGCGAAAGCGGTTCGCGACCGCGATCGGGTAGTTGCGGCGGATCACGGTACCGAAATTGCCGCTCGCGGCGAGCTGGTGATGAAGCCCGCCGTCGGTCACCAGGAAGGTCTCGCCATGGCTGGTCTTGCGGTCGACGACGCGGGTCAGATAGACGCCGGCCTCGGCGACGAGCCAGCGGCCGAGTTCCATCGCGAAGCTGCTGGAACCGAGGACCGGATCGCGCGCCGCGAGCGTCTCGCCGAGCGCGGCGCCGACCGCCGCAACGTCGACCGCCGTGTCGCCGGGAAAATAGGGCACACCCATCCCGCCGCCCAGATTGACGAGCGGCGGCGTGGCGCCGATCTCGTTCGCCAGCCGCGCCGCGAGCGCCACCGTCTGCGCCTGCGTGTCGGCGATGGCCGCGGCATCAAGCGCCTGCGATCCTGCGAAAATATGGAAGCCCTGCCAATCGGCACCGGCGTCGAGCAGGCGGCGGACGAGCGCGGGTACTTCGGCGGCATCGACCCCGAAGGGCTTGGCACCCCCGCCCATCTTCATCCCCGATCCTTTGAGGTCGAAGTCGGGATTGACGCGCACGGCTAGGCGCGGCGCGATGCCAAGCCGCGCGCCGATCGCGAGCGCGCGTTCGGCCTCACCCCCAGATTCGAGGTTGAGCGTCGCCCCGGCACCTATCGCCGCCTCGAGTTCGCGGTCGCGCTTGCCGGGCCCGGCAAAACTGATGTGCGCCGCGGCCATGCCGCTGCCCAGCGCGATCGCAAGCTCGCCGCCCGACGCAACGTCGAGCCCGTCGACCAGCGCCGCCATATGCGCAAGCAACGGCGCATAGGGGTTTGCTTTCATGGCATAATGAAGTTGCACCTCGGCCGGCATCGCCTCGCGCCATACGGCGACGCGCGCGGTAAGCATCGCGCCGTCATAGACAAACAGCGGCGTGTCTCCGGCCATATCGGTCAGTTCGTCGGCGCGCCGCCCCCCGATCAGCAGCATGCCGTCCGCATCGGCGGCAAAGCCGGGCGGAATGGGACCGTGCGGCTTCATGCCGCCACCTTCCAGCCGGCGGCGATCGCGACGCGGTCGAGCTTGCCGTTCGGGTTGCGCGGCAGCTCATCGCGCCATTCGATCGCCTGCGGCTGCATGAAATTGGGAAGATTCTGCTTGAGGTACGCGCCGAGCGCGTCGGGGTCCGCATCACCCTTTCCCCGCACGATCAGGATGATCGCCGCGCCGAGCCGCGGATCGGGGACGCCGAAGGCGACCGCCTCATAGATCAGCCCCGAGGCGACCGCGACATCCTCGACCTCGGTCGGGCTGACGCGGTTGCCCGCGGTCTTGATCATCGCATCGTCGCGGCCGACGAAATACAGGAGGCCTTCGGCATCGCGGCGCACGGTATCGCCCGACCAGACGGCTGTGCCACCATAGCGCGACGCCGCCGGCGCTGGCCTGAAACGCTGCGCGGTGCGTTCGCTATCCTGCCAATAACCCTTGGCGACCAACGGACCGGCGTGGACGAGTTCGCCCGGTTCATCGTCGTCGGTCACGCTGCCATCGGGGCGGCAGACAAGGATTTCGGCGTGCGGGATCGCACGGCCCATCGAGGTCGGATGCCCGGCGACGAGCGCGGGATCGAGATAGGTCGAGCGAAAGGCCTCGGTCAGCCCGTACATCGGATAGATGTCGGCCCGCGGGAAGGTCGCGCGCATCGCGTCGATCAGCGAGGGCGTCAGCGCGCCGCCGCTGTTGGTCAGGCGTCGCAGCAGCGCCGCCGTGTCTGCGGGCCATTCGCTTTCGACGAGTTGCACCCATAGCGGCGGAACGCCCGCGAACGTCGTGATGCCGTGCCGCGCGACCGCCTTCACGACGTCGCGCGGGGTCAGATAGTCGAGCGGCGCGACCGCGCCCCCCGCATACCAGGTCGAGAAGAGCTGGTTCTGGCCGTAGTCGAAACTGAGCGGCAGCACCGCGAGTACCCGATCCGCGGGTGCCAGCTTCAGATAGGATGCCACGCTCTCCGCGCCGAGCCACAGGTTCGCATGGCTAAGCATCACGCCTTTCGGACGCCCCGTCGACCCGCTGGTGTAGAGGATCGCGGCGAGATCGTCGGGCTCGGCGATCGAGGGCGGCAGACCCTGCCCCCCCGAATCAATCACTTCCTCGACGATCTTCAGATCCTGAAGCGCACAGTCTTCGGGCAATCCGCCACCGAGTGCGTCTGCGCGCGCGGCGTTGGTGACGAGCAGCTTCGCCCCGCTGTCGGTCAGGATATGCGCAACCTGCGGCGCTTTGAGCAGCGGGTTGACCGGCACATGGATCAGCCCCGCGCGCGCCGCCGCCAGCGGCATCAGGCACGCCGCGCGCGTCTTCGCGCTCCAGCTCGCGACGCGCTCGCCCGGACCACCGACCTCGGCGAGCAGCCACGAAGCCAGTCGCCCGACGCCGGCATCCAGCCCGGCAAAGGTCGTCACCCTGTCGCCGATCAGCAAGGCAGCCGCATCTGCGGCGCCAAACTGGACGAGATGGTCGATCGGACGCGACGGCGGATTTTCTAAAGTGGTCATCGGCTGTTAGGAGCTTGGTGATAGAGCGCACGACCATGCAAGGGAACGGTGAAGATCACGCTAATGATGATGCGGCGAAGGCCGCAGGCTTCGCCTCGCCCTTCGACCGCGCCGGATGGTTCGACCTGCTGGCAGCGCACGGCTTCGCCGGCGAGGGCCGAGTCGACGCACGCGGCAAGGCGGGCAGGACAACCGCGCTGCTGCCGCTCCGGATCGAAAGACCCGGCCATCTTGCGGGCCTGACCAACTGGTACAGCTTTGCGATCCGCCCGCTCTATGCCGGCCCGGACCACGGCGCGGCGCTGAACGACCTGCTTTTGAATTTGCGGTCGCAGGCGACACATCTCTCGCTCTACCCGATCCGCGACGAGGAGCAGCAGGCCATCGCCGGCGCCCTCCGCTCAGCCGGATGGTGGGTGAAAGCGGCTCCGGCGGGCGACCGCCACTGGCTCGATCTTTCCGGTATGGACCATGACGGCTGGTGGGCGAGCCGGCCCGGCGCGCTGCGCAGCACGGTGCAGCGCAAGGCGAAGAAGGGCATCGTCGACATCCAGCTGCTGAACGCCTTCGACCCCGGAAGCTGGGCAGCCTATGAACAGATATATGCCGCAAGCTGGAAGCCCGAGGAAGGCGACCCGGCCCTGCTGCGCGCCTTCGCCGAGGCCGAGAGTTTTCGCGGCACCTTTCGCATGGGGATCGCGCGCATCGACGGCGTCCCGGTCGCTGCACAGTTCTGGACCGTCGAGGACGGCACCGCCTTCATCCACAAGCTGGCGCATGTCGAGGACAGCCTGAAGGCTTCGCCCGGCACCTTGCTCTCGGCGGCATTGTTCCGCCATGTCATCGAAGTCGATCGCGTAAAGCGCATCGATTTCGGCACCGGCAACGACGCCTACAAGCGCGACTGGATGAACCGCCACGAACCGCTCTGGCGCATCGAGGCTTTCAATCCGTCGCGGCTCGCGGCATGGGGTCCGGCGTTGAAGGCCTTTGCCCGCTCGTTGCTCAGGAAAGACTCATGACCGAAGCCCATAATGTCGACGCCACCCTTCGCGCCCTGCTCGCCGACGTGCTCGGCCTTGGCGAGGAACGCGCGGCTGCGCTGACCGGCGACAGCGGCCTGTTCGGCGAGCTGCCCGAGTTCGATTCGATGGCGGTCGCGACGGTGCTGACCGAGATGGAAGATCGCCTGGGCATCATCATCGACGATGACGAGATCGACGGCGAAATCTTCGAAACCTACGGCAACCTGCTCGCCTTCTCGCAGCGCAAGGTGAAGGGCTGAGTCCCGTCGATGCGACCATGACCGAGCATCTGCTGCGCATCGAACCCGCGGGCGCACCGCGCGCCACCGTCCTGATCCTCCCGCCGCTGTTCGACGAGGCGAACCGCCTTCGCCGCACCCTCGTGCTGGCGATGCGCGCGCTGGCGGCCGACGGATTTGCTGCGGTGCTGCCCGACCTGCCGGGACAGAATGAAAGCCTCGTCGCGCCGGACGCGGTCGATCTGGCGCAATGGCAGGATGCGCTGGCCGATGTCGCGGCAAGCCTCGATGGCCCGGTCGTCGTCGCCTCCTTCCGCGGCGGCGCGCTGATCGATCATCGCGCCAAGGCTGCTGCCTGGTGGCGCCTCGCACCCGTCGGCGGCGCCTCGCTGCTCCGCACGATGATGCGCGCGCGGGTCGCCGCCGACCGCGAGGCGGGGATCGAATCGTCGCTCGACAGTCTGCAGGAGGCAGCGAAGACCGCGCCGCTGCTGCTCGCAGGCAATGCGCTGTCGCCCGCGATGGTCGCGCAGCTCGGCAGCGCCGAAGCGCAACCGGTCGAGCCGCTGCGCAGCATCGGCCTTGGCGCCGACGGCATCGCGGGAACGCCGCTGTGGCTGCGCGCAGAACCCGGCGAAGACGCCGCCATGGCGTCGGAAATCGCCGCCGACATTGCTGCATGGAGCACGACATGCGGCATCAGCTGAGCTTTGCCTGTGAAGGCGCGGCGCTCGCCGCGACCCTCGACGAGGCGCCCGGCACGACCGGGCTGCTGATCGTCTCGGGCGGCAATGAAGTGCGGAGCGGCGCCCACCGCGGAATGGCCATGCTGGCGCAGCGCGTTGCAGCGGCGGGGCATCCGGTGTTCCGTTTCGACCGGCGCGGGATCGGCGACAGCGAAGGCACGAATGGCGGCTATACGAGCAGCGGTGCCGACATTGCGGCGGCAGTTTCAGCGTTCCGCGATGCCGCGCCGCAAGTCACGCAGATCGTCGCCTTCGGCAATTGCGATGCCGCGAGCGCGCTGCTTCTGCACCAGCCGCTCGCGCTCGACGCACTGATCCTCGCCAATCCGTGGACCTATGAGGACGGAGACGAGGAGGCGGACGAACCCGCCTTGCCCCCGGCCTCGGCGATCCGCGCACGCTATCTGGCGCGGCTGAAGGACCCGAAAAGCCTGCTGCGCCTGCTGAAGGGCGAGATCGACATCGGGAAATTGTTTCGCGGTCTGTCGGCGCTCAAACAGGCTCCGCAACCGCCCGCACCCGACAGCTTGGCCGACCAGCTCGACGGCATGATCGCCGAACTACCTTGCCCGGCAACGATCCTGCTCGCGACCGGCGACCGCACCGCGCAGGCCTTCATGGACGCGCTCGCACCGTCGCTCGCCTATCTCGAGGCGAATCCATCGACCGTCCGGATCGCGAAACTGGCCAGCCCGTCGCACAGCTTTGCAGGCGGTGACGCAGATTGGCTGTTTGAGCGGATATTGGAAGGGCTGACCTGACGGCAGCTTAGTGGTGAAAAGCGGACGTCACGCTGTGCGCAAGAGCGTCAGCAGCCTGGCCGCGTAAAGAATCATCATGAATTGAGCGAATAGAGCGACCTGCTTTTCATAGCCGCCGAACAACTGCCAGCCAGCGTAATAGATGGCCCATGATCCACACATCGCAACAATAAGCGAAACACCGACGACTTTTTGTCGCGAACTTGCCGGGGCGATTTCTGGCACACCATCACGTTTTGACTGTCTAACAGAAATTGTCACGGCCACCGCAAACATGGCGAGGACTAATCCCCATTCAAGAAAAATGGAATCTACTCCGATCATGCCATAGGCATACTGCATCGGCTAACGTCCGCAAACGGTCGTTAGCGGCCGCTTCGTCTCTCAGGCATCCACCATCGCGTGATATTCGGCCTCGGCGAGGAAGCGTTCGGCGTCGAGCGCGGCCATGCAGCCCATGCCGGCGGCGGTCACCGCCTGACGATAGACCTTGTCGGTGACGTCGCCCGCGGCGAACACGCCGGGGATCGAGGTCAGCGACGTGCCGGGCGTCACCTGCAGATAGCCGTCGGCGTCGAGCGGTAGCTTGCCCTTGAACAGCTCGGTCGAGGGGCTGTGCCCGATCGCGACGAAGCCGCCGTCGGTCGGCTCGTGGCTCGCCGCGCCGGTGACCGTGTCGATCAGGTCGACTCCGACGAGACCGGCGGCACCGTCGCCCGCGACAAAACGCTCGACGCGCTTGTTCCACAGCACCTTGATCTTGGGGTTCGCGTGCAGGCGGTCCTGCAGGATTTTCTCCGCACGCAGGTGATCGCGGCGGTGGATCAGGGTGACATCGTCGCTGTGGTTGGTGAGGTACAGCGCTTCCTCGACCGCGGTGTTGCCGCCGCCGATGACCACGACCTTCTTGCCGCGATAGAAGAAGCCGTCGCAGGTCGCGCAGGCCGATACGCCCTTGCCGCCGAGCTCCTGCTCGCCCTCTACGCCGAGCCACTTCGCCTGCGCGCCGGTCGCGATCACGAGCGTTTCGGCCAGATAGATGTCGCCGCCGTCGCCGGTCAGCTTGAACGGGCGCTGCGAGACGTCGACGTCGACGATCGTGTCCCAGATCATGCTGGTGCCGACATGCGTCGCCTGCGCGGTCATCTGTTCCATCAGCCACGGGCCCTGCACCACCTCGGCGAAACCCGGATAATTTTCGACGTCGGTGGTGATCGTCAGCTGGCCGCCGGGCTGGAGCCCCTGCACAACGATCGGCTTCATCCCCGCGCGCGCGGCATAGATGGCGGCCGACAGGCCGGCGGGACCGGAGCCGAGGATGAGCATTTTGGTGTGGTGCGTGGCGGGCATGATCGTCTTTCGAATCCTGTGCGGGACGGCACAGATGGGTGTTGCCAACCGCGCTAGCAAGGGTCACCTTCCGCGCCAAGGGGAGTCGGAAAAATGGCGAGCTGGTGGGAACGTCATGGGGTGCCGCGGCTGATCAAATGCGCCTGCTCGCAGGGGCAGATCATGAAGGCGCGCAGCAAGGTCGTGCCGCATGCATCGGGCGACGTGCTGGAGCTTGGCTGCGGCGGCGGCATAAACATGGAATTCTACGATCCCGCGCGGATCAGAAGTTTCACCGGGCTCGACCCCTCGCCCGAGCTGCTAGCGATGAGCCGCGCTGCGGCGCAGGCCCGCGGGATGGCGGCGGACATCCAGGGCGGCGTCGGCGAGGCGATGCCGTTCGAGAGCGAACGCTTCGACACGGTCGTCACCACCTTCACCCTGTGCTCGGTCGCCGATCAGGCGGCGGTGCTGTCCGAAATCCGGCGCGTGCTGAAACCCGGCGGGACCGCGCTATTCCTCGAACATGGCGGCGCGCCCGATACAGGGGTCGCGAAATGGCAGCGACGGATCGAGCCGGTTTGGAAGCGCATCGGCGGCAATTGCCACCTCACCCGTCCGATCGGCGAAGCGTATGAAAAGGCGGGCTTTGCGGTCGAACGGCAGGGCGCCGCCTATATGCCCAAGACGCCGCGGCCGTTCGGCTGGATCGAATATGGCGCGGCGCACGCCGCTTCGTGACGAGGGGATAGCGGGATGATCCGGATCTGGCTTTTCATACTCTCCGCCGCCTTCCTGATCGCGCCGAGCGCCGCCGAAGCGCGCAAGGTCGCGCTCATCATCGGCAACAGCGACTATGCGAACACCAGCCGGCTCGTGAACCCCGCGAACGACATCAAGCTGGTCGCCGCCTCGGCGCGGAGCGCGGGGTTCGACGATGTCACCATCGCCGCCAACCTGTCGGTCAACGACTTCCAGAAGGCGATGCGCGATTTCAGGGCCAAGGCCGACGGCGCCGAGATCGCGATGGTTTACTATGCGGGGCACGGGATCGAGGCGCAGGGCAAGAACTGGCTGATCCCGACCGATGCAGGGCTGAAGTCCGACCTCGACCTGCCCTATGAAGCGATCAACCTCGACCGCGTGATGGAATCGGTGTCGGGCGCGCAGATCCGGATGGTGATCCTCGATTCGTGCCGCAACAATCCGTTCGGCCGCTC
Coding sequences within:
- a CDS encoding class I SAM-dependent methyltransferase, whose translation is MASWWERHGVPRLIKCACSQGQIMKARSKVVPHASGDVLELGCGGGINMEFYDPARIRSFTGLDPSPELLAMSRAAAQARGMAADIQGGVGEAMPFESERFDTVVTTFTLCSVADQAAVLSEIRRVLKPGGTALFLEHGGAPDTGVAKWQRRIEPVWKRIGGNCHLTRPIGEAYEKAGFAVERQGAAYMPKTPRPFGWIEYGAAHAAS
- a CDS encoding hydrolase 1, exosortase A system-associated encodes the protein MRHQLSFACEGAALAATLDEAPGTTGLLIVSGGNEVRSGAHRGMAMLAQRVAAAGHPVFRFDRRGIGDSEGTNGGYTSSGADIAAAVSAFRDAAPQVTQIVAFGNCDAASALLLHQPLALDALILANPWTYEDGDEEADEPALPPASAIRARYLARLKDPKSLLRLLKGEIDIGKLFRGLSALKQAPQPPAPDSLADQLDGMIAELPCPATILLATGDRTAQAFMDALAPSLAYLEANPSTVRIAKLASPSHSFAGGDADWLFERILEGLT
- a CDS encoding XrtA/PEP-CTERM system exopolysaccharide export protein gives rise to the protein MTSSPSLRAAKAALVSGIAATALTGCVGSGGAPAPRLPSATFVQNQEGPGEEYIIGPLDELQIFVWRNPELGGKVQVRPDGRITTPLITDMPAVGKTPTMLQQDIKLQLSQYITDPIVSVIVTSFNSTFSQQVRIVGATEKPASIPFRANMTVLDAMIAVGGLGEYAAGNKARLVRFDKGTGKQQEFGLRLNDLIKRGDIKANVRLQPGDVIIIPESMF
- a CDS encoding GNAT family N-acetyltransferase gives rise to the protein MQGNGEDHANDDAAKAAGFASPFDRAGWFDLLAAHGFAGEGRVDARGKAGRTTALLPLRIERPGHLAGLTNWYSFAIRPLYAGPDHGAALNDLLLNLRSQATHLSLYPIRDEEQQAIAGALRSAGWWVKAAPAGDRHWLDLSGMDHDGWWASRPGALRSTVQRKAKKGIVDIQLLNAFDPGSWAAYEQIYAASWKPEEGDPALLRAFAEAESFRGTFRMGIARIDGVPVAAQFWTVEDGTAFIHKLAHVEDSLKASPGTLLSAALFRHVIEVDRVKRIDFGTGNDAYKRDWMNRHEPLWRIEAFNPSRLAAWGPALKAFARSLLRKDS
- a CDS encoding acyl-CoA ligase (AMP-forming), exosortase A system-associated encodes the protein MTTLENPPSRPIDHLVQFGAADAAALLIGDRVTTFAGLDAGVGRLASWLLAEVGGPGERVASWSAKTRAACLMPLAAARAGLIHVPVNPLLKAPQVAHILTDSGAKLLVTNAARADALGGGLPEDCALQDLKIVEEVIDSGGQGLPPSIAEPDDLAAILYTSGSTGRPKGVMLSHANLWLGAESVASYLKLAPADRVLAVLPLSFDYGQNQLFSTWYAGGAVAPLDYLTPRDVVKAVARHGITTFAGVPPLWVQLVESEWPADTAALLRRLTNSGGALTPSLIDAMRATFPRADIYPMYGLTEAFRSTYLDPALVAGHPTSMGRAIPHAEILVCRPDGSVTDDDEPGELVHAGPLVAKGYWQDSERTAQRFRPAPAASRYGGTAVWSGDTVRRDAEGLLYFVGRDDAMIKTAGNRVSPTEVEDVAVASGLIYEAVAFGVPDPRLGAAIILIVRGKGDADPDALGAYLKQNLPNFMQPQAIEWRDELPRNPNGKLDRVAIAAGWKVAA
- the trxB gene encoding thioredoxin-disulfide reductase, which codes for MPATHHTKMLILGSGPAGLSAAIYAARAGMKPIVVQGLQPGGQLTITTDVENYPGFAEVVQGPWLMEQMTAQATHVGTSMIWDTIVDVDVSQRPFKLTGDGGDIYLAETLVIATGAQAKWLGVEGEQELGGKGVSACATCDGFFYRGKKVVVIGGGNTAVEEALYLTNHSDDVTLIHRRDHLRAEKILQDRLHANPKIKVLWNKRVERFVAGDGAAGLVGVDLIDTVTGAASHEPTDGGFVAIGHSPSTELFKGKLPLDADGYLQVTPGTSLTSIPGVFAAGDVTDKVYRQAVTAAGMGCMAALDAERFLAEAEYHAMVDA
- a CDS encoding pyridoxal-dependent decarboxylase, exosortase A system-associated; the protein is MKPHGPIPPGFAADADGMLLIGGRRADELTDMAGDTPLFVYDGAMLTARVAVWREAMPAEVQLHYAMKANPYAPLLAHMAALVDGLDVASGGELAIALGSGMAAAHISFAGPGKRDRELEAAIGAGATLNLESGGEAERALAIGARLGIAPRLAVRVNPDFDLKGSGMKMGGGAKPFGVDAAEVPALVRRLLDAGADWQGFHIFAGSQALDAAAIADTQAQTVALAARLANEIGATPPLVNLGGGMGVPYFPGDTAVDVAAVGAALGETLAARDPVLGSSSFAMELGRWLVAEAGVYLTRVVDRKTSHGETFLVTDGGLHHQLAASGNFGTVIRRNYPIAVANRFRAEPVETVSVVGCLCTPLDRLGDQVALPRGDVGDLVAIFQAGAYGATASPSAFLGQGPAGEMLV
- a CDS encoding phosphopantetheine-binding protein, producing MTEAHNVDATLRALLADVLGLGEERAAALTGDSGLFGELPEFDSMAVATVLTEMEDRLGIIIDDDEIDGEIFETYGNLLAFSQRKVKG